GTTGGGATGCCCTCCTGGCCAGTGATCCTGATGTGGTGGTGGTAATGCCCTGCGGCTTTGACCTCGCGCGCACTCGTCAAGAAATGCTTGCGGATCTGGCCTTGCATCCGCAGTGGCAGCAATTGCGAGCGGTACAACAGGATCAGCTCTACATCTGCGATGGCAATGCCTATTTCAACCGACCGGGGCCACGCCTTGTGGACTCTCTAGAAATTCTCACGGAAATTTTGCAACCCCCAGGCGATCGCCATTATCCAGAAACCGCTTGGACAAAATTGTCTTTATCAAGTTAAGACTTACCTGAGGCGAAAGGCATTACAAAACCTAATATTTTCAGGAAACAGCCATTATCCAAAGAAATATTACATTCCGGCCTAGTTTTACAACATTTTCTATCAAGTTCACCAGGGCAAAAGATGGGATATTCCGACGAATTGCCGCATATTTTTATAAAAGTCAGCATTATCCCAGAAAACCTCTCCCTTTAGCTTTAGGGGGGAATTTGGCACATTAAGGTCATAGCAAGATTTTGAGGGCAGGCGTCTCGTGATGAACCGCCGCTTTTCGATTCCCAACATATTCCCTAAAGTGAGGATGCTGTCTATGTGGCTCAAAATTAGGCACCTCGTCGATCCCGTATTTCAATATCTCAATCAGCCGGTAGGACATACGGATCGACATACGGTATGGAATCCCAATCGGTTTTGGTATCTCTATAAAATCAATCTACTGGAAAAATGCTGGCAAAAGGAGGCTGCAAACAAAAATCAGCACACGTACTAAACACCCTGGGGCGATCGCCAAAAATTCAAGATTTATTTGTTCGATAACTGGAGGAGAGTCGCCTCTAACTGTTGGCGTCGCCGACTGGTCAATTGGCCATGGAGATTGACGCAGTAGGGAACAACATAGGTTAATCCTGCCGAAACCCAACGGGCACGGTTCATGTTTCCCCCTAAGACGGCACTGCCATGGTTGATCCCGAAGAGTAAGGTGCCGACAATGAGGGCTACCCGGACTGCGGTTGTGTGAATAGTGCGATCGCCAAAGGTGGGAAACTGTAGAAATCGATGCATGGCGAAATCTTATGCTGATATTGTTCGGTCTTAGAGCACCATATTCTCGCAGGCCCGACAAAATTTCTGTGCTAAAAGATCAATTCCAGTAATCGCAGTTCCGACAACGACGCTATCAGCCCCCAGTTGAAACGCCTTTTGCATCATTTCGGGGGTGTGGATGCCCCCTTCACAAATCACGGGTAAATCAAAATCCTGAACTAACTTTTTCAGGAGATCAAAGCCGGGGGGTGTTAGATGCTGCGTTTCTCTCGTATAGCCATAGAGGGTCGTGCCTAAAATGTCGGCCCCTGCTTTTGCTGCGAGGGCTCCATTTTCGTAACTATCTAAATCGGCCATCACACGTTTTCCCGTCTGCTCGTGGATGCCTTGGATTAAGCCGGCTAACGTCTCGTCGTTGGGTCGAAACCTTGCTGTGGCATCGATCGCCACAATATCGGCTCCGGCTTCAACGACGGCGAGGGCATCTTCTAGGCGGGGGGTGATATAAACCTCTGATTCGGGAAAAGTGCGCTTCCAGAGGCCAATGATGGGGATATTGGGTAACTTTGCCCGCACGGCACGGATGTGGTCAGGGCTGTCGATGCGCACCGCAACAGCCCCCTGATTGACAGAGGCTTGGGCGATCGCCGCGATGATTTCAGGCGCATGGAGCGGGGAATCAGCCGGAGCTTGGCAGGAGATAATGAGGCGATTTTTAAACTGGGCAATCAGATCAGACATGGGCTTGCTAAAAAAATTCTAAGAATATTGGGTAACGGCGAGGGCGATCGCCGCTGGAAAAATACGATGTTCCTGTACCTGAATCCGGGCATGGAGGGTTTCGGGGGTATCACCGGGCAAAATTGGCACCGCTGCCTGCATGATAATGTCGCCGCTATCGACTTCCAGGCTGGCAAAATGCACCGAGCAACCCGTTACTTTTACTCCTGCGTCTAAAGCCTGCTCCACGGCACGAATCCCTTTAAAGCTGGGCAGTAAACTGGGGTGAATATTCAAAATCCGGCTTTCGTAGCCCCTGAGTAAAACCTCAGTGACGATGCGCATCCAACCCGCCATGATCACCCACTCCACCCCGTGCGATCGCAAGCAATCTAAAATCGCTTGGTCACAGGCTTCGCGGGAGGTGAAATCGCGGTGGTTAATCAGTTGGGTCTTGGTGCCAAATTGGGCCGCCCGTTCTAAAACCTTCGCCTTGGGGTTGTTGTAGATCAAGACCGGAATTTCCGCATTGAGCTGCTGACTGGCAATGGCCTGGGCGATCGCCCCATAGTTGCTGCCACTACCGGAGGCCAAAACTCCCAACTGCACCGGACGGGATAGGGGCACATCCGCCAGGGTCACCGGGGGAGAAATCAAAGCAGAATCTAGCGGAACATTACCCATCAATCGTGGCAAGCCTCAAAAGTACAACCACTAAGCATATCGGTTCCCTGGCTGAAAATCAGATATTTTTTGAGGAGCGATCGCCCCCAGAGCCCCGTTCAATTAGGCTGAGTCTTGATCCTCAAAGCGAATAATATCTTCATCCCCTAAAAATTCACCGTTTTGAATTTCGATCATCACCAGATCAATCACGCCCGGATTTTCGACCCGGTGCCTGGTATTCATCGGTACATAGGTCGATTGGCGCGCTGTGAGGATTGTTTCTTGGTCGTTGCAGATCACCTTCGCTGTGCCCGAAACCACGACCCAATGTTCGCTACGGTGATAGTGCATCTGGGTGCTGATGTGATGACCCGGTTTGAGTTCGATGCGATTAATTCGATAGCGATCGCCTTCTTCGAGGAGAGTGACTTTTCCCCAGGGAGGTGTACGAATTTCGGTCATAGTTACAAGGTTCAAGGGGTGCTAATGTCATTTTAAGGGTTTAACTACCGCCGAGGCGATCGCGCAGTTCCGTTTCACTGGCCCGGAAGCCCACCAATACTGCTTGACCATCCCGCACAAATAAAGGCCGTTTTAACAACATGGCATCTTGGGCAAACGCTTCAATCCACTGGTCATCGCTCCAGGATTTCTTTTCTTCCCCCAAGGCCCGGTAAGATTGGCCGGAGGTATTGCGCATCGGTTTACTGCCGAGGGTATTTACCCATTGGGCGATCGTCTCTCTGCTAGGGGGCTGTTCTTTGGTGTTGATGAATGTGTAAGGAATTTCTTCTGCTTCGAGCCATTGCAAGGCTTTTTTACAGGTGTTGCAGGTGGGAATGCCGTAAACTTGCAGGGCCATTTTGTAATCGGTTAGACAAAAGATAACTTCATTTATTATCCATGATTCTAAGGACAGTCAACTTTGGCAGAAGTGTTACAACGGGAACTGTAGCAAGTCCCAATATTTTTCACCATGACGACGACAATTTCTGTCGAAAAATCAATTGCAGCTTGGCTCGGTGATGAAGCAGAAAGCCTCTTGGGTCATCGCGCAAAAATTACTCAAAATCTACTGACCCTCCCCGGTGCGGATATCGTAGAGCGAGTCTATAGCCAGAGCGATCGCCCCACCCCGGTTTTACGTTCCTTGCAACAACTGTTTGGCACAGGACGCTTAGCAAATACGGGCTATCTTTCAATTTTGCCAGTCGATCAGGGGATTGAACATTCCGGTGCGGCTTCCTTTGCCCCAAATCCGATTTATTTTGACCCCGAAATATTATTCGTCTTGCGATTGAAGGGGGCTGTAACGGCGTGGCGACCACCCTCGGTGTGTTGGGGATGATGTCCCGCAAATATGCCCACCGCATTCCCTTTATTCTCAAGCTGAACCACAATGAACTGTTGACCTATCCCAACTATGCCGATCAAATCATGTTTGCGACGGTAGAACAGGCTTGGAATTTGGGGGCGATCGCCGTCGGCGCAACGATTTACTTTGGCTCACCAGAATCCAGCCGACAAATTCAAGAGGTTAGTCGGGCCTTTGCCCGCGCCCACGAACTGGGAATGGCCACAATTCTCTGGTGTTATCTGCGCAACGATGCGTTTCAACAGGGCAAGGATTACCATCTGGCGGCGGATTTGACGGGGCAGGCGAACCACATGGGTGTGACCATTGAGGCGGACATTATCAAACAAAAATTACCGGAAACGAATAACGGCTACGGGGCGATCGCCAAAGCGACGGGCAAAAAATACGGCGGAACCCACCCCAAAGTTTACGACGAACTCACCAGCGATCACCCCATCGATCTCACCCGTTATCAAGTGTTGAATTGTTATGGCGGACGGGCCGGTCTCATCAATTCCGGTGGCTCTTCTGGGGAAAACGATTTTGCCCAGGCGATTCGCACTGCTGTGATCAATAAACGGGCTG
The nucleotide sequence above comes from [Synechococcus] sp. NIES-970. Encoded proteins:
- the purN gene encoding phosphoribosylglycinamide formyltransferase — encoded protein: MGNVPLDSALISPPVTLADVPLSRPVQLGVLASGSGSNYGAIAQAIASQQLNAEIPVLIYNNPKAKVLERAAQFGTKTQLINHRDFTSREACDQAILDCLRSHGVEWVIMAGWMRIVTEVLLRGYESRILNIHPSLLPSFKGIRAVEQALDAGVKVTGCSVHFASLEVDSGDIIMQAAVPILPGDTPETLHARIQVQEHRIFPAAIALAVTQYS
- a CDS encoding hypothetical protein (conserved hypothetical protein); the protein is MHRFLQFPTFGDRTIHTTAVRVALIVGTLLFGINHGSAVLGGNMNRARWVSAGLTYVVPYCVNLHGQLTSRRRQQLEATLLQLSNK
- a CDS encoding hypothetical protein (conserved hypothetical protein), whose amino-acid sequence is MALQVYGIPTCNTCKKALQWLEAEEIPYTFINTKEQPPSRETIAQWVNTLGSKPMRNTSGQSYRALGEEKKSWSDDQWIEAFAQDAMLLKRPLFVRDGQAVLVGFRASETELRDRLGGS
- the manA gene encoding mannose-6-phosphate isomerase; protein product: MTEIRTPPWGKVTLLEEGDRYRINRIELKPGHHISTQMHYHRSEHWVVVSGTAKVICNDQETILTARQSTYVPMNTRHRVENPGVIDLVMIEIQNGEFLGDEDIIRFEDQDSA
- the fbaB_1 gene encoding fructose-bisphosphate aldolase class I codes for the protein MTTTISVEKSIAAWLGDEAESLLGHRAKITQNLLTLPGADIVERVYSQSDRPTPVLRSLQQLFGTGRLANTGYLSILPVDQGIEHSGAASFAPNPIYFDPEILFVLRLKGAVTAWRPPSVCWG
- the nanE gene encoding N-acetylmannosamine-6-phosphate 2-epimerase → MSDLIAQFKNRLIISCQAPADSPLHAPEIIAAIAQASVNQGAVAVRIDSPDHIRAVRAKLPNIPIIGLWKRTFPESEVYITPRLEDALAVVEAGADIVAIDATARFRPNDETLAGLIQGIHEQTGKRVMADLDSYENGALAAKAGADILGTTLYGYTRETQHLTPPGFDLLKKLVQDFDLPVICEGGIHTPEMMQKAFQLGADSVVVGTAITGIDLLAQKFCRACENMVL
- a CDS encoding hypothetical protein (conserved hypothetical protein), with product MWLKIRHLVDPVFQYLNQPVGHTDRHTVWNPNRFWYLYKINLLEKCWQKEAANKNQHTY
- the fbaB_2 gene encoding fructose-bisphosphate aldolase class I; this translates as MATTLGVLGMMSRKYAHRIPFILKLNHNELLTYPNYADQIMFATVEQAWNLGAIAVGATIYFGSPESSRQIQEVSRAFARAHELGMATILWCYLRNDAFQQGKDYHLAADLTGQANHMGVTIEADIIKQKLPETNNGYGAIAKATGKKYGGTHPKVYDELTSDHPIDLTRYQVLNCYGGRAGLINSGGSSGENDFAQAIRTAVINKRAGGYGLISGRKTFQRPMAEGVKLFHLIQDVYLNPDITIA